From the Paenibacillus tianjinensis genome, the window AAAGTATAAAAAAGCACATTTTCTTTTTAAGTTTTCATTAATATAAAGGAAAAAGCCGGAGAAGCATGGGATCCCCACGCACCTCCGGCTTAGTTGTAGAAGTTAAAAGAATGCATAAGAGGAACTGATTAAGCGTTCTTATGCTCAACTTCAAATGCTTAAGAAGTAAGCCCTTTCAGCAAATGGCGTATGCTTTCCTGTTTCCGTCTGGGTACACGGACATTTTTGGCGTAGAGGCCCTTTTCTCCGAAATAGATACAGTCGTCTTCAATTGCGCTGATCTTATTCAGATTTACGTAGCAACCCCCGTAGACATGATAATAACTGGGATTCGACAATAAGCGGTTCAGTTGCTCGGCAGTCATTCTCTTTTTAATGTTATAGTTTCTGCCGTGAAAGATGACCAAATCATGGTCTCCGACCTTAAAGAACAGAATGTCTGTTTCCACCTCGAAGTCCTCATATACGTTTCTGGCTTCCAGCAGGCTGCTCATTCGTGTTCCCCCTTTATACAAAATAAAAGACAGATGTTAGCGCTTTCATTATAGCATATTTCTTTTCTCTTGAGAAGTCTTATTTTTGAAATGTTTTTTGTCATTTTTTCCGTTGCATTTGTCATAGACGCAGAAAAATTGTAAATTATAAAGATGGCTGCTGAATTAAAGACGGCTGGTATGCATAAACACCGGATGGACTAATGGAGGAGGAATACCGAGATGAATGAGCATTCAAAGCTGTTATTGTTTACCGGCTCCTACGCGAGTGCGGCGGAAAATGGAGTGCAGGTGTATGAATTTAACGGAGAAGCCGGGGGCACGTTAGACCTGTTGGATAGTGTACAAGGCATTATTAACCCTACCTTTGTTAACGTGGACGCTGCGAATCATCGTTTATATGCAATTGGGGAGAAGGCGAATGGTGAAGGCGGCAAAGAAGGCGAGATAGTCTCCTTCGCGATTGATCCGCAGACCGGTAAGCTGACCGAATTGAACCGGATTCCCACGATGCCAGCTCTCGGAGCAGGACAAACCACAACTTGCCATATTAACAGGGATGCAGATAGTGAATATATGGTTGTCTGCAGTTATCACGGCGGCCTGGTTGGCTTAATCAGCGTGGATGAGAACGGCCAGCCCTTGCAGCTCATAGATACTGCTGTACATACCGGTAAAGGAACCGTCCCCGGTCAGGAAAAGCCGCATCCGCATTCGGCTATCTTCAGTCTGGATGAACGGTACCTGTTCGTTTCCGACCTTGGTCTTGATCTGATCCGATCATACCGCATTAACCGGGATCAGAATACCCTTGAGGCTCATGGCGAAACTAAGGTACAGCCTGGCGCAGGTCCGCGGCATTTTGTCTTCCACCCGGACGGCAAATCGGCTTATGTTATTAACGAATTGAACAGCACAGTCACTTCGTTCCTCTATGACATCGAGGAAGGAACGTTGCAGACTGCAGTTACTCTTTCTACACTGCCTCAAGATTTCCCGGCGGCAAAGAATAGCTGCGCTGAGATCGCATTCTCGAAGGACGGATGTTTCTTATACGGCTCCAACCGTGGTCATGACAGTATTGTAGTCTATGCTGTGAATCCGGATACGGCAGCATTGACCCTGGTGGAGCATGTGTCCACTCGAGGCGGGCATCCGCGTCACTTCACTGTGACCCCAGACGGAGAATACTTAATCGTTGCCAACCGCGACGAAAATAACCTGGTGGTGTTCTCAATGGATACAGCCAGCGGCCGGCTGAGCTTTACCGGCAATACTGCTGAGCTGTCCAAGCCTGTTTGTGTGAAGCCGGCTGTATTCCCTGTCTAGGAGAATTATAGCGATTATTGGGAGCGGCCATTTATTCCGGCTGAACAACGGCAAAAGGAACACCGGACGGGTTAGCTCCGGTGTTCCTTTTGAATTAGTGCTGCTATGTTCGTTTGTCGGATTGAAGAAGCTGAAATGATAAGGGAAGAGTAGCTTATTTAAGCGAGACGGGCTTTAACGGCACGATTGTCGAGACCGCAGATTTGAACAAAACGTTCTGTCTGCCATCACCCTGGCCCTGCAGAGTAATTGTATAAGCGTCATATGAGGTAACGAGTCCCTGCATCTTGACCCCATTGGTTGTAAAAATCGTCACGGGCACCTTTGTTGAAATACACTGGTTCAACAAACGTTCCTGTAATTTTAGACTTTCCACTTGGCAGCACTCCATCTTTTATGAATTGACTTCCGGGTTCATTATAACACGAGAACCCCTATCCCAGGAAATGACTTCCCAGTCTACAAAATAAACAAGGGGGTAGTTATGCTTTATTATCGGAACTGGTCTAGAGGGGGCCGCTTGTTCTTGGGGTTTCTGCTGGGCTTTACTGTCATTGCCGTACTAGTGATGTTCGACCGGACCGCTTCCTTTGATAACTTCATCACACGTAATGTACAGTCAGCAGAGTCGCCAGTACTTACTGTGATAGCCAAAAACCTGTCCCTGATAGGTTCGACTTGGTTTGTTGTTGTCCTATCACTGGTGACTATAACACTGCTGTTCCTAGTGCTTAAACACCGCATGGAACTGATCCTGTTTGTCTGGGTTGCACTAGGCTCGCAGCTTCTAAATACATTGTTCAAGCTGTGGTTCCGCCGCGAGCGGCCTACCATTCACCGCCTGATCGAACAGGAAGGTTTCAGCTTTCCCAGCGGGCATTCCATGGCGGCTTTTTCCTTGTACGGGGCTGTTGCCTATTTGCTCTGGCGTCATATGCGGTATAGAGCGCAGAGGATTCTGCTAATTCTGTTTACTGTCTTGATGACAGCCGGCATTGGCTGGAGCCGGGTTTATCTGGGTGTCCACTATCCCAGCGATGTTATCGGGGGGTACGCTGCCAGCGGGGCTTGGCTGATGTTGTCTATCGCAGGTTTCGAGGCATACCGGAGCAGAAGGCGGCGGAAATAAACTTGGCCGTACCAAAAAATACGGATACCAGCGGCTAGCTTTGCTAAGGTATCCGTATTATAATGCATTACTTGGTCTTGAGCGGCTGCTCTGACGGTTTGCCTTTATGGGCATTTGTGGCATTACTGATGCTAAGCTTCAGAAGCGCGGGAAGACCCGCCTTCAGCTTTTTGACTTCATCCTTTGTGAGCTGGCCGTCCTGTATGGACTCATCCAGTTTCTGGCTTGCCGCGTCGCTCAGCTTCTGTATATATTGATCTTCGCTCCAGCCCTTTTTTTCCTTTGCCAGGCTGTAAAGGGATTGTCCGCTCTTCAGGCTGTTCATCAGCTCAGCGCGGTCCATATCCAGCAGTTTGGCGGTTTCACTCAGGATAAAAGGTCCTCCTGCCCTGAATCCCCGCGCGTGATGCGGATGCGACGGCTGTTCTTGACCGGATTGAACACTGTCCGCTGATGGTACGGGCGTGCTGCCGGAAGAATTCTCTGCAAATACAGCTGCCGGTGTCAGGCTTAGCATGACGGCTGCCGCAAATGCAGTCATTCTTTTAATGCTGCTATTCATGGGGTCACCTCTCGGGTATGTGATGGTACTGCCGTAATCAGTATTCCCGGGAAGCTGAAAGAATTCTGAAAGCCAGCTTAAGACTTTCTAAAATTCGTCTTCCTGCTTCATGGGTAATTACATTTGTACTCTATTAGAGATTGACCGAAGCTTCCGAGGATATACATAAAAGGTGTGAACATAACTTAAAGCGTATGCTTCCGAAGCGAGTTTTGCCGAAGTACTTCAAATGGAGTCTATGCTATACAAAACTTTAGGCATATGCTTCCGAAGCGAGTTTTGTCGAAGAATCTCAGTGGAGTCTATGCTATACAAAACTTTAGGAGGGATGGATTTGGCTTTTGGCGCCCGCATACTAAAAACAGGAATGGCAGTTACCCTTGCCCTCTATTTATCCGCTCTGCTGAATTTCACTTCTCCTGTCGGTGCGGCGATTGCTGCAATTTTTGCCATGCAGCCGTCAATCTACCGTTCATGGCGTTATTTCCTGGACCAGATTCAGACGAGTACCATGGGCGCTGTGCTGGCGCTGCTTGGGGGTATGCTGCTGTCCAATGAACCGATAGCGGTCGGACTTGTATGTATCCTGGTCATTATGATAAGTATGAAGATGAACCGTGCCGATACCATCGGCCTGACTCTGGTTACGGTCATTTCGGTGATGGAGGCTTCCGGACAGTGGGAGTTTGCGCTGACCCGGTTTTTGCTTACACTGACGGGGATTGTCTCTGCATTTATCATCAATATCAGTGTATTTCCGCCGAAGCCGCGCAAGCAGTATATCCAGCAGATCGAAACCGTGTTTACCGGACTTTCGCTGCTGCTGCGGACTGCAGTTTCGCATGAGATGAAGGAGAGTGTATTTCGGGATGAGAAGAATGCGCTCGAGGGCTCGATAAAAGCGCTGGCTGACAAATATGCTTTATTTGAGGAAGAGCAGAAGCAGCTGCGCCGGGCCAAATACAGCCAGACCAGACAGATGGTGGTGTATAAGAATCTGCTGCATTCTTTGCAAAAAGGGTTTGAAGTGCTGGAAGCGGTAGACCGGCATTATTTCCAGGCAGAGCGGACGGAGCGGACGGATGAGCTGTTTGACAGGCATTTAGAGCAGCTGATCAAATACCATGAGTATATTCTGCTTAAGTTCGAAGATAAGCTGAAGCCGGGTGCTAATGACTCAGAGCCGCTCGGAGACGACAATGACAGTTTTCTGAATGCGGCGATTCAGGGGTATGATCCTGAGAAATCGGGACAATTACGCTTGTCAGTTGTGGCAGCGGCGATTTATGATTATGGATACCAGCTCGAACGTCTCGACAAACTGGCGGATCAGATCAACCGGCAGAATGGGGATGAGAAAGAATAATTGCACAAGCAAAAAATCCGGCCCCAGGGGCCGGATCATATACATAGTATAAAAAACATCCTAGAGAACGTCACGAAGCACTATTCGACTTGAAAAAGTGCAACGAAGTTGTTAGAATATAAGGATATCGAAAGATGATAATATTTAGACATAGATAGTCAATTTAATTATAACACGCACGAATTGTAATGTCAACCTTCCAAAGGGGATGAAATGCATTGGAGAAACATGATAGCGAGTGGCAGGCGGAACAGGAGAGGGTAACGGGAATTACAAAGCTGCTTACTTCCCGTATCCGGCAATTATCGGAGGAGCTTGGTCTTCATCGTAGCGATGTGGTAGATATGCGCAAAGATTTCTGGGAAGAGGTTACCGTGAACTTCAGCAGCCCGGATGATCTGGGTGAAACTTCTACAAGCCTGCGGCAGCAGGCGCAAATTCTGAATGAACGGGAGCGCCATCACCTGCAGTCCAGCAAAGCGCTTAAGAAATATAAGAAGCTGGTGGTCTCTCCGTATTTCGGACGGATTGATTTCTCTGAGAGCGGAGATAGCGGGGCAGAGAAAATCTATCTCGGAATCGGATCTTTAATGGAGGATAACGGCACATTCCTGATCTATGACTGGCGGGCGCCGATTTCCAGCTTGTATTACGACGGCGCCCCCGGTCCCGCAGCTTATGAGACACCGGGCGGCCTGGTGAACGGCACCATGGAGCTAAAACGCCAGTTTGTAATCGACAACGGCATCATTGAGGTAATGTTTGATACAGGGATGACCATCGGTGATGAATTGCTCCAGCAGGTGCTCAGCCACAGTGCGGATGACCGGATGAAGAGTATTGTCGCAACGATTCAAAAAGAGCAGAATGCCGTAATCCGTAATGACCGGAGCCGGATGCTGGTGGTTCAAGGGGCGGCCGGAAGCGGCAAAACATCAGCAGCGCTGCAACGAGTCGCTTATCTGCTCTACAAGTACCGTGAGGTGCTGCAGGCGGATCAGATGCTTCTGTTCTCACCGAATCCGTTGTTTAACAGCTATGTATCCACAGTTCTCCCTGAGCTTGGCGAAGAAAATATGCAGCAGACTACATTCCAGATGTATCTGGAACACCGGCTGGGCCAGGAATTCCAGCTGGAGGATGTGTTCAGCCAGACGGAGAGCCTGCTCAACGCGCCGGATGGTCCGGCTGCGGCTGTGCGCCGTGAAGGGATTGGCTATAAATCCTCTGTTGCTTTTCTGGATGCTATCCGGCGTTATGTGAATCTGCTGGAACATGAGGGCATGAAGTTTAAACCGCTGATGTTCCAGGGAAGGGCAGTTGTCAGCAAAGAAGAGATGGAACGGCAGTTTTATGCTTATGATTCTAATATTAAGCTGGCGAACCGGATCGACCTTATGACAGGCTGGCTGCTCAAAAAAATAGCCGCCTTCAGTGTGGAAGAGCGCAGTGCCTCCTGGGTGGAAGATCAGATAGAAGTGCTTGATTCCAGCGATTATCAGCGTGCTTATCAGATGACACGGCGCAAAGGCGGCGGACATGACAACAGCTTTGATGATTTTGATACCGAAAAGAGCATGCTGGCCCGCTACATTGTCAGTCAGCGCCTGAAGCCGCTCCGTGTTTGGACCAAACGTGGACGTTTCGTTGATGTAAAGGGGCTGTACAGCAGGCTGTTTACCGACCGTCAGTTAATTGACAGTCTGAATGGCGAAAGCGTTTTGCCGGAGGCATGGGCTGAAATCTGTGCAATGACGCTGGATACCCTCGCTGCCGGAGAGCTTGCTTATGAAGATGCGACTCCATTTCTCTACCTGAAGGAACTCAGCCAAGGCTTCCGGACGAATACGTTGATCCGCCACGTGATTGTCGATGAAGTACAGGATTACTCCCCGTTCCAGCTGGAGTTCATGCGCCGGCTGTTCCCGCGGGCCAAGATGACGGTTCTCGGCGATTTAAACCAGGCGATCTATGCCCAGGGAGAAGTGCTGGGTGACTTGGCCGGCCTGGTGAGTATTTACGGTGAGGAAAATACGGAGGTCATCTCCCTGACCCGCAGCTACCGCTCGACCTACGAGATTGTTGAGTTTACGCGGGCGATGATTCCGGGCGGGGAACGGATCGTTCCCTTTAACCGCCGTGGGGAGACACCATCCCTAACTGTAGTGAACACTGAGTCTGAGCTGCTGGCTTCAGTGGAGCAGGATGTGCTGAATCTGCATGCTGCCGGTTATCATTATGTGGCGGTCATCTGCAAAACAGCAGAGGAGAGCGCAGATGTGCATGCCAAGCTTCAGAACAGGCTTCCGGTCAGACTGGTTACCAAGGAGACCCCTAATTTTCAGAAGGGCACATTGGTTCTCCCGGCTTATCTGGCCAAAGGAGTTGAGTTCGATGCGGTTATTATTTACGACGGTTCGGACCATAAATACAGCAGAGAAAATGAACGCAAATTGTTCTATACAGCCTGCACCCGCGCAATGCATCTGCTTCATATCTACAGTCTGGGGCAGCTTAGCCGCTTTTTGCCTGCTGCAGCCCGTGAGTCTGTGACTGCAGCCTCGCTGAAGAGCTGATTCGCCGTACCTGGCTGTTATAATAAAGGGCCTGTCCCAAAAGTAGATTTTCTACGAGCAGAGACTGATCCTTCTCCTTTTAAAGCCGCAAAAAAGTCAAAAGAGCAGCCATTCTCCCGTCACTGGAGAATGGCTGCTCTATGTTTTTGGTCATTCGCAGCTTGCTTCAATAGATTGTGGGCAAGCGAAAGTCAACCGACCTCAAGCGTCACCTTTTCGATGCCCGAAGCAGGATTGCGGATGCAGGCTACGGCAGCGGAAAACTATGCATATCTGGAAGTCATGCGGTCGTAAAATATGGCAGCTACCACAAAGAAAAGAGCAAAGCTTGGAAAAAGAAGGTCGGAAAAATTGAGAACTGGACTTACGACGATGCCGTGGACAGGTGGATATGCCCCACCGGACACATGCTGCGTGAAATTCGGAAACGTCATTACCGAAGCCAAAGTTGTGAAGGCTGCCCTCGGAAGTTTACCCAAGATCTTCTTTGCCTTTTCCATATGCGGCTCTAAACAACGGGTGTCAGTAGGTCTCGGGTGTAGACTATAGGTTAAAATAAACTGGTTTTCCGTACCAATAAGTACATTGTTTCCAGGTTTGAGTTGACCATTTCGCATGTGGTCATCCTTCATCCGCATGAAAGTCGCATCCGGGACGCTTGCTAAAACTGTTCCGGTCGCCAAGCAGCATCTGGTACTGTTCGTACTTTAGCAATCGGGGCATTGGCCAGCAAAGTTGGTTCATGGTATATGTACAAAGAAATCCCAAAAGGCGATTTCTTTATTGCGTTTTAATAAATGTTACAGTACATTTCCCGCTTAAACAGCGGAGAGAACGAAAGGATTGTGGAAAAGCGGTAGCGGTTGCCTTGGTCTCCGGATTTTCACCGCTAAGGGGAATGAAAAAAATCTGGAGAGCACAGCGATTGGAACAACGTTTCGTTCGCGGAGCGTCCACCCAAGTGCTCACGTTAATCCTACTTAAAAACAGAGGGCTATTTCAAACAGCCACTTCAAGGCTTTTGGGACAGCCCTTTTGGTGTTTTATGAATATTATTTACTGGATAACCCGGATAATGCAGTACGGTTGCGGCGCTGTACCCTAAGAATAATGATGTAGATGACCAGCAGAAGAAGAGGAGCAAGTGCAGAGTAGCGGTACATTACAGCATAAGAGTTATAAAGGGCTACTGATCCAAGGAGCATAGTACCGATAGCTACCCCAAAATCGAGTGAATTGAAAAACATGCCGTTTGCCATGCCCCGTTGCCGCGCATCTACAGATTGGATCATCCAGGTCTGTAGCGCAGGCTGCATGGATCCGAAGCCGATGCCATAGCAAATGGCGGCGGGGAAAAGTGCAGCGGTTGAAGCAGCAAAGGAGAGCAGCATCAATCCGCCAATGATGAACAGGCTGCCGGGGATGAGTAAGGCTGCCGGACCGAAGCGGTCATATATTTTGCCGGAGACCGGACGTATGATGACGATGGCCACAGCGTTAAACAGGAAAAAGTAAGCAATATGCTCCAGATGAACCTCCTGGCCATATAAGGCAAGAAAACCAAGCAAACCACCGTAGGAGATGGACAGCAGCAAATTCAGCAGGCAGGGAATAAACAGCTTGCGGAATACACTGCCCTTAGGGCCAGATGCGGATACCGGAACGGGTTCTTTGTGATTGGCCGGCAGGCTTTTAGTCAGGCGGTAGCCAAGCGGCAGAATGAATGCAAGCGCAAGGCCGGTGCTCAGGAGCAGTGAACCGAAGCCCGGCCCCTGCAGCAGGCTGAGTCCGATCAGCGGGCCGGCGGACATCGCCAGACTGGTGGACAACCCGAAGTAGCCCATGCCTTCGCCCATCCGGCGGATGGGAATGACATCTGAGGCCATCGTGGGAAATGCGGTACTGGCCATCCCGAACCCTATGCCGAAGAGCATCCGCATCAGCAGCAGGACGATAATCGTTCCTGACCAATAGTAGCCGGCTACTGCAGCAAGAGAGATGGCCAGACCGAGGAAGATTAGCAGATTACGGCCGCCTTTTTCCATGGCTTTGGCCGCGAATACCCGTGAAGCGATGGCGCTTAAGGCGAACAGACTGGTTACGAGACTGATTTGCACGGAGGAAGCATGAAGGGTTCCTTCAGCATAAACCGGCAGGGTGGATAAGGTCATCTGCAGGCCGGTGAACAGCAGCAGATTGCAGAGAGTTAGTTGGATAAAGGATTTGGTCCATAAACGTTCAGAGTTATTATTCAATACGAATTGCTCCTATTCTTGATGTGGGTTCCCTGTGTTGTGATAGATGAGCTTAAGCATCTTCCGCAGCTGTTCAAGCTGCTCAGAGGTCAGTCCGGTGACGGCAGTATCAATCACCTGCTGCTCCAGGGCCAGAGTGCTGTTGATTAGTGCCTTGCCCTCCTCGGTTGCGTAGAGCTGGAAAGCACGGCGGTCACTCTGGTTCATCGTTTTTGTGATAAAACCTTTTTTCTGGAGAAGCTCAACGATTCGGGCAGTGGTAGGCTGGTCCTTGGCTGCCGATGCGGCCACTTCTTTCTGGTTGATTCCGTCCCGGTCTACAATCATCAGCAGGACAGACCATTGTTCAGGGGTAATATCGTAAGGCTTCAGCACACGGGCAAAGGCAGTTGAAATCCGCCGGTGGGTGGAGCCGAGCAGGAATCCGAGAAATTGCTGCGGTGAGGAATCAGGCATAGCAAATCTTCCTTCCTAAATAGTTGTCATAACAATTATATTCATGACAATTAAAACTGTCAATTAAGATACAGCAAAAAACACCCCCCGGAAAAATATCAGATCTTACATAAGATCCAACATAGTTTCTGAAGAGGTGCCTTATTTGTTGTTAGCTTTGATTATTATTTAGCCGCTTGCGGAACAGTTTCCCAGTCTTTCAGGAAACGCTCAATGCCGCTGTCTGTCAGCGGGTGTTTCCAGAGGGAAGGGAGCAGGGAGCCAGGGATTGTTGCAATGTGCGCTCCGGCAATGGCTGCTTCCTCTACGTGAGCGATGTTGCGGATGCTGGCTGCAATAATTTCAGAAGACAGTCCATAATTGGTCAGGATGGTTTTGAGATCCTTGATCAGCTTCATACCGTCTACACCGATATCATCCAGACGTCCAACGAACGGGCTGATATAAGTAGCGCCTGCTTTGGCGGCCATCAGGCCTTGAGCGGCGGAGAATATGAGGGTAACGTTGGTCTTGATCCCTTTTTTAGTCAGCTCGTAGCAGGCAGCCAGTCCATCTTCGGTCATCGGCAGTTTAATAACTACGTTAGGTGCCCATTCCGCGATTTCGAAGGCTTCCTTAAGCATTTCTTCGGTTGTAAGGCCAATAACCTCTGCACTTACAGGACCAGGTACAATCTCAACGATTTCTTTAATTACATCTTTGAACAGTCTGCCTTCTTTGGCGATCAGCGACGGGTTAGTCGTCACGCCATCCACTAATCCTAGGCGGGTAATACGTTTGATTTCTTCAATGTTTCCAGTATCCAAGAAAAATTTCATTGTAAATTATTCCTCCCTTGATTTCATATGGATTGACAAACAGTGTACATAACTTCATTATGTATCATGCCAACTGAAGTTTCAACTGTTAATATGAATATTTCAAAATAACTTTATAGAAATCCCTTAGAATAAATTGAATTCCACCATTAGACCATTTCCCGTCACCTTCCTCCCATGATAATATAGAAACGGTATGGTTTAAAAAGTTGTGAATGGCTGGTGACAGTGATGATAACTGTAATTGCCGGAGTTGCCTTATTTCTGCTGGCAGCTGCCGGACTTCTCGCCTACCAGAACAGCAGGCTGATCGCTGAGCAGGAAGCTGACAGCACTGCGGTCCCCACGGGTATGCTGATGTATTCCGTGTTTAATGAACGGTTTTTGGAGAATGATGAAAGACCTGGAGCTGTTCCCCTATTTCAGTACACAGTGTCATCGGAGCCTGGTGAGCAGCTCTCTCGGGGAGAATCCGGAACAACGTTTGCCCTATGCCGTGTACCGGCCGGTACCGGAGAAATGATTCTTTGGGATGCACAAAACTGGATGGTGAACAATATCCGCAAAGCTGCTATCCAAGGTGTACTGATGGAGCATTCCGGATTTCCTGATAAAGCTGCCCGCAAAGGTGAGAAAGAGCTGATTATTAATCTGGAGGCTACAGTAAAGGAGGAAACCGGACATGCAGATCCATATTAATCATGTGGATATCTCAGTCAGTGTAGGAGATATTACGACCTGGCAAGGCGATATGATCGTGAACGCCTCCAACTCGGGATTGTATGGAGGCGGCGGTGTGGATGGTGCGATCCATCGTGCAGGCGGGCCGCAGATTGCTGCCGAATGTGCGCTCATCCGCCAGAAGCAGGGAGGCATCCTGCCGGGGGAAGCTGCTGTTACCACCGCAGGGAAATTACCGTACCTGGGGATCATACATACCGTCGGACCGATCTGGAAAGGCGGCGGTGCAGGAGAGGCCGCAACTTTGGCCAAATGTTATATAAACAGCCTTGACATGGCGATTGTCCGCGGCGCGCAAAGCATTGCTTTTCCGAACATCAGCACGGGGGTTTATAATTTCCCGAAGCTGCTGG encodes:
- the fsa gene encoding fructose-6-phosphate aldolase; translated protein: MKFFLDTGNIEEIKRITRLGLVDGVTTNPSLIAKEGRLFKDVIKEIVEIVPGPVSAEVIGLTTEEMLKEAFEIAEWAPNVVIKLPMTEDGLAACYELTKKGIKTNVTLIFSAAQGLMAAKAGATYISPFVGRLDDIGVDGMKLIKDLKTILTNYGLSSEIIAASIRNIAHVEEAAIAGAHIATIPGSLLPSLWKHPLTDSGIERFLKDWETVPQAAK
- a CDS encoding macro domain-containing protein, with amino-acid sequence MDISVSVGDITTWQGDMIVNASNSGLYGGGGVDGAIHRAGGPQIAAECALIRQKQGGILPGEAAVTTAGKLPYLGIIHTVGPIWKGGGAGEAATLAKCYINSLDMAIVRGAQSIAFPNISTGVYNFPKLLACQTALSTVVQYVSDRDSRVLPLKTIAFICFEQDNAKLYEETLKSYM
- a CDS encoding MFS transporter, whose protein sequence is MNNNSERLWTKSFIQLTLCNLLLFTGLQMTLSTLPVYAEGTLHASSVQISLVTSLFALSAIASRVFAAKAMEKGGRNLLIFLGLAISLAAVAGYYWSGTIIVLLLMRMLFGIGFGMASTAFPTMASDVIPIRRMGEGMGYFGLSTSLAMSAGPLIGLSLLQGPGFGSLLLSTGLALAFILPLGYRLTKSLPANHKEPVPVSASGPKGSVFRKLFIPCLLNLLLSISYGGLLGFLALYGQEVHLEHIAYFFLFNAVAIVIIRPVSGKIYDRFGPAALLIPGSLFIIGGLMLLSFAASTAALFPAAICYGIGFGSMQPALQTWMIQSVDARQRGMANGMFFNSLDFGVAIGTMLLGSVALYNSYAVMYRYSALAPLLLLVIYIIILRVQRRNRTALSGLSSK
- a CDS encoding lactonase family protein: MNEHSKLLLFTGSYASAAENGVQVYEFNGEAGGTLDLLDSVQGIINPTFVNVDAANHRLYAIGEKANGEGGKEGEIVSFAIDPQTGKLTELNRIPTMPALGAGQTTTCHINRDADSEYMVVCSYHGGLVGLISVDENGQPLQLIDTAVHTGKGTVPGQEKPHPHSAIFSLDERYLFVSDLGLDLIRSYRINRDQNTLEAHGETKVQPGAGPRHFVFHPDGKSAYVINELNSTVTSFLYDIEEGTLQTAVTLSTLPQDFPAAKNSCAEIAFSKDGCFLYGSNRGHDSIVVYAVNPDTAALTLVEHVSTRGGHPRHFTVTPDGEYLIVANRDENNLVVFSMDTASGRLSFTGNTAELSKPVCVKPAVFPV
- a CDS encoding FUSC family protein, with the protein product MAFGARILKTGMAVTLALYLSALLNFTSPVGAAIAAIFAMQPSIYRSWRYFLDQIQTSTMGAVLALLGGMLLSNEPIAVGLVCILVIMISMKMNRADTIGLTLVTVISVMEASGQWEFALTRFLLTLTGIVSAFIINISVFPPKPRKQYIQQIETVFTGLSLLLRTAVSHEMKESVFRDEKNALEGSIKALADKYALFEEEQKQLRRAKYSQTRQMVVYKNLLHSLQKGFEVLEAVDRHYFQAERTERTDELFDRHLEQLIKYHEYILLKFEDKLKPGANDSEPLGDDNDSFLNAAIQGYDPEKSGQLRLSVVAAAIYDYGYQLERLDKLADQINRQNGDEKE
- the helD gene encoding RNA polymerase recycling motor HelD — protein: MEKHDSEWQAEQERVTGITKLLTSRIRQLSEELGLHRSDVVDMRKDFWEEVTVNFSSPDDLGETSTSLRQQAQILNERERHHLQSSKALKKYKKLVVSPYFGRIDFSESGDSGAEKIYLGIGSLMEDNGTFLIYDWRAPISSLYYDGAPGPAAYETPGGLVNGTMELKRQFVIDNGIIEVMFDTGMTIGDELLQQVLSHSADDRMKSIVATIQKEQNAVIRNDRSRMLVVQGAAGSGKTSAALQRVAYLLYKYREVLQADQMLLFSPNPLFNSYVSTVLPELGEENMQQTTFQMYLEHRLGQEFQLEDVFSQTESLLNAPDGPAAAVRREGIGYKSSVAFLDAIRRYVNLLEHEGMKFKPLMFQGRAVVSKEEMERQFYAYDSNIKLANRIDLMTGWLLKKIAAFSVEERSASWVEDQIEVLDSSDYQRAYQMTRRKGGGHDNSFDDFDTEKSMLARYIVSQRLKPLRVWTKRGRFVDVKGLYSRLFTDRQLIDSLNGESVLPEAWAEICAMTLDTLAAGELAYEDATPFLYLKELSQGFRTNTLIRHVIVDEVQDYSPFQLEFMRRLFPRAKMTVLGDLNQAIYAQGEVLGDLAGLVSIYGEENTEVISLTRSYRSTYEIVEFTRAMIPGGERIVPFNRRGETPSLTVVNTESELLASVEQDVLNLHAAGYHYVAVICKTAEESADVHAKLQNRLPVRLVTKETPNFQKGTLVLPAYLAKGVEFDAVIIYDGSDHKYSRENERKLFYTACTRAMHLLHIYSLGQLSRFLPAAARESVTAASLKS
- a CDS encoding MarR family winged helix-turn-helix transcriptional regulator; translation: MPDSSPQQFLGFLLGSTHRRISTAFARVLKPYDITPEQWSVLLMIVDRDGINQKEVAASAAKDQPTTARIVELLQKKGFITKTMNQSDRRAFQLYATEEGKALINSTLALEQQVIDTAVTGLTSEQLEQLRKMLKLIYHNTGNPHQE
- the hfq gene encoding RNA chaperone Hfq — encoded protein: MESLKLQERLLNQCISTKVPVTIFTTNGVKMQGLVTSYDAYTITLQGQGDGRQNVLFKSAVSTIVPLKPVSLK
- a CDS encoding phosphatase PAP2 family protein, translating into MGFLLGFTVIAVLVMFDRTASFDNFITRNVQSAESPVLTVIAKNLSLIGSTWFVVVLSLVTITLLFLVLKHRMELILFVWVALGSQLLNTLFKLWFRRERPTIHRLIEQEGFSFPSGHSMAAFSLYGAVAYLLWRHMRYRAQRILLILFTVLMTAGIGWSRVYLGVHYPSDVIGGYAASGAWLMLSIAGFEAYRSRRRRK